One Astyanax mexicanus isolate ESR-SI-001 chromosome 3, AstMex3_surface, whole genome shotgun sequence genomic region harbors:
- the irx1b gene encoding iroquois-class homeodomain protein IRX-1b: MALPQLGFLYGLDGAHAPPDGISEGAAALAPLFTPAWSARGYTGAFARTGAELALLAHMGSQYELKDSPGAQAAGLALHTPPAFYPYNHYQYGDPSRAKSATRETTSTLKAWLQEHKRNPYPTKGEKIMLAIITKMTLTQVSTWFANARRRLKKENKVTWGRSADDVDGRLFESDNDEELDKNEEEEDEEEEIDLETIDIDKAEGERADLSEENAEEQQDGRENAQTPQEPASPELKSAASPVSNKAQSAGEVSPRAADSHRPANAKPKIWSLAETATSPDHCHRASVPSAIPHPAFLSTSGIYTCQVGRGDNWAFLSASSLLGVRSMLGGNESEIVQCTPRAAVTHSSSTLRPPCVKTHTEKESRSFRPQQNDENIERVESPTLSLRAPFPVIHDRSHHETAQRALKSIS; this comes from the exons ATGGCTCTGCCCCAGCTGGGTTTCCTCTACGGACTGGACGGAGCGCACGCGCCGCCGGACGGGATCTCCGAGGGCGCCGCCGCGCTCGCGCCCCTCTTCACGCCCGCCTGGAGCGCGCGCGGCTACACCGGCGCGTTCGCGCGCACCGGAGCCGAGCTCGCGCTGCTGGCGCACATG GGTTCTCAGTATGAGCTGAAGGACTCTCCAGGGGCTCAGGCCGCAGGCCTGGCCCTCCACACCCCACCCGCTTTCTACCCCTACAACCACTACCAGTACGGCGACCCCAGCAGAGCCAAAAGCGCCACCAGAGAGACCACCAGCACCCTTAAGGCGTGGCTTCAGGAGCACAAGAGGAACCCGTACCCCACCAAGGGCGAGAAGATCATGCTGGCCATCATCACCAAGATGACCCTCACGCAGGTGTCCACCTGGTTCGCCAACGCCAGGAGAAGGCTGAAGAAGGAGAACAAGGTCACGTGGGGGCGCAGCGCGGATGATGTGGATGGCAGGTTGTTTGAGAGCGATAACGATGAAGAGTTGGACAAAAacgaggaggaagaggacgagGAGGAAGAGATTGATCTGGAAACCATCGATATAGACAAGGCTGAAGGAGAGCGCGCGGATCTGAGCGAGGAGAACGCGGAGGAGCAGCAGGACGGGAGGGAAAACGCACAGACCCCGCAGGAACCAGCATCTCCAGAGCTGAAGAGCGCGGCGAGCCCGGTGTCCAACAAAGCGCAGAGCGCCGGGGAGGTTTCCCCCAGAGCAGCGGACTCTCACCGGCCAGCAAACGCAAAACCAAAGATCTGGTCGCTCGCGGAGACAGCCACGAGCCCAGATCACTGCCACAGAGCCAGCGTTCCCTCCGCCATCCCGCACCCGGCCTTCCTTTCCACCAGCGGTATCTACACGTGCCAGGTTGGCAGAGGAGATAACTGGGCCTTCCTCAGCGCGAGCTCTCTGCTCGGTGTGAGATCCATGCTGGGAGGGAACGAAAGCGAAATCGTGCAGTGTACGCCGCGCGCCGCCGTTACGCACAGCAGCAGCACGCTCAGGccgccgtgcgtaaaaacgcacaCAGAGAAGGAATCCCGCAGCTTCAGACCGCAACAGAACG atGAAAACATCGAGAGAGTTGAATCTCCCACACTTTCGCTGAGGGCCCCTTTCCCAGTCATCCATGACAG GTCTCACCACGAAACAGCACAGCGGGCTCTGAAGAGCATTTCCTGA